A region from the Streptomyces sp. 3214.6 genome encodes:
- a CDS encoding sigma-70 family RNA polymerase sigma factor codes for MDTQLTETGQSRETAGTSVIALDDATWVFVQARPGLLTLARHIVGNANEAEDVIQETWLRWQDADRTAVSNPPALLRTTAVRLAINVVQSAWKRRESCDSPSLPERVDHHAGPEEVAERQDAVERAVLLLMETLTPRQRAAYVLREGFGCPYDRIAEILHLSVVNTRQQVARAQRRLNGDRRRQQVDSVAHRRLVQAFLSAAQTGDLGHLERVLSSDAGGRR; via the coding sequence ATGGACACACAGCTGACCGAGACCGGGCAGAGCCGGGAGACGGCGGGCACATCCGTCATCGCGCTGGACGACGCGACCTGGGTGTTCGTGCAGGCCAGGCCCGGGCTGCTCACCCTCGCCAGGCACATCGTCGGAAACGCGAACGAAGCCGAGGACGTCATCCAGGAGACGTGGCTGCGGTGGCAGGATGCCGACCGCACGGCCGTCTCCAATCCGCCGGCACTGCTCAGGACGACCGCCGTCCGGCTGGCCATCAACGTCGTCCAGTCCGCCTGGAAGCGCCGGGAGTCCTGTGACAGCCCCTCGCTCCCGGAGCGGGTGGACCACCACGCGGGCCCTGAAGAGGTGGCCGAGCGGCAGGACGCCGTCGAGCGAGCGGTCCTCCTGCTGATGGAAACCCTGACTCCGAGGCAACGCGCCGCGTACGTCCTGCGGGAGGGCTTCGGCTGCCCGTACGACCGGATCGCCGAGATCCTGCATCTCAGCGTCGTCAACACGAGGCAGCAGGTTGCACGCGCCCAGCGGCGTCTCAACGGGGACCGCCGCAGGCAGCAGGTCGACTCCGTCGCGCACCGGCGTCTTGTTCAGGCGTTCCTCTCGGCGGCCCAGACGGGTGACCTCGGGCACCTGGAGAGGGTGCTGTCGAGTGATGCGGGCGGTCGGCGGTGA